The Deinococcus carri genome contains a region encoding:
- a CDS encoding DMT family transporter produces MRVPAPLLILLAAVLWGLLGILGKNAQAAGVGPLEVAFWRAALGGGLFALHAALTRAPLPRGRDLWLTVAFGVVGVSVFYGAYQLAVRAGGASLASVLLYTAPAFVALLGWALLRERLGVREGLAVAGTLGGIALISLGGGQGVNVTVAALGWGLTAGFTYSLYYLYGKTFFARYAPTALYAVALPVGALGLLPFVSFSAKTTAAWGSLVGIAVLSTYLAYLAYSAGLKRLPATRASVIASLEPVVAAGLAALLFGERLSPTALLGAALVVGAALLLSVGGRDG; encoded by the coding sequence GTGAGGGTGCCCGCCCCCCTGCTGATTCTGCTGGCCGCCGTGCTGTGGGGCCTGCTGGGCATCCTGGGCAAGAACGCGCAGGCGGCCGGTGTGGGGCCGCTGGAGGTGGCCTTCTGGCGGGCGGCGCTGGGCGGGGGCCTGTTCGCGCTGCACGCCGCCCTGACCCGTGCGCCCCTGCCCCGCGGGCGTGACCTGTGGCTGACGGTGGCCTTTGGCGTGGTGGGCGTCAGCGTCTTTTACGGGGCCTACCAACTGGCGGTGCGGGCGGGCGGCGCGAGCCTCGCCAGCGTGCTGCTGTACACCGCGCCGGCCTTCGTGGCGCTGCTGGGCTGGGCGCTGCTGCGCGAGCGGCTGGGCGTGCGCGAGGGGCTGGCGGTTGCCGGAACCCTGGGGGGCATCGCCCTCATCAGCCTGGGCGGGGGCCAGGGCGTGAACGTGACGGTGGCGGCACTGGGCTGGGGCCTAACCGCCGGATTCACCTACAGCCTGTACTACCTGTACGGCAAGACCTTCTTCGCGCGCTACGCGCCCACCGCCCTCTACGCCGTCGCGCTGCCGGTGGGGGCACTGGGGCTGCTGCCCTTCGTGAGCTTCAGCGCCAAGACGACCGCCGCGTGGGGGAGCCTGGTGGGCATCGCGGTGCTGAGTACCTACCTGGCCTACCTCGCCTACAGCGCGGGCCTGAAGCGGCTGCCCGCCACCCGCGCCAGCGTGATTGCCAGCCTGGAGCCGGTGGTGGCGGCGGGCCTGGCCGCCCTGCTGTTCGGGGAGCGCCTCTCCCCCACCGCGCTGCTGGGGGCGGCGCTGGTGGTTGGGGCAGCGCTGCTGCTCAGCGTGGGGGGGCGGGACGGGTAA
- a CDS encoding glucodextranase DOMON-like domain-containing protein, protein MLTLLTAALLSFSDPAGDARGDGGYILPTRPAMSADALDLRSFQARPQGGGMRFVVGLGRIENPWGAPGGFSAGVTDIFVGGGLGGQRTLDGLRLNTTGGGWEYHLRVTGSGSTLERVPEGGGAPVRLPDPTMRVEGTSLVIDAAVPPGEYAYWVTSSVYSPLTPDGVLRPVTTPGPTALQAGRADAPVPVDVLSPSGDPAPYTQGTLAPVGRTRDTRTLVLVGLGGLGLLLVVAATVRVWRRGD, encoded by the coding sequence GTGCTGACGCTTCTCACCGCCGCGCTCCTGTCCTTTTCCGATCCTGCGGGGGACGCGCGCGGAGACGGCGGCTACATCCTGCCCACCCGCCCGGCCATGAGCGCCGACGCGCTGGACCTGCGCTCCTTCCAGGCCAGGCCGCAGGGGGGCGGGATGCGCTTCGTGGTGGGGCTGGGCCGCATCGAGAATCCCTGGGGTGCGCCGGGCGGCTTCTCGGCAGGCGTGACGGACATTTTCGTGGGGGGCGGACTGGGGGGGCAGCGCACGCTGGACGGGCTGCGGTTGAACACCACGGGCGGCGGCTGGGAATACCACCTGCGCGTGACGGGTTCGGGCAGCACGCTGGAGCGGGTGCCGGAAGGCGGGGGCGCACCCGTCCGCCTACCCGACCCCACCATGCGGGTAGAGGGGACCAGCCTGGTGATAGACGCGGCGGTTCCCCCCGGTGAGTACGCCTACTGGGTCACCAGCAGCGTGTACTCGCCCCTCACGCCCGACGGGGTGCTGCGGCCCGTGACCACGCCCGGCCCCACCGCCCTCCAGGCAGGCCGCGCCGACGCGCCGGTGCCGGTGGATGTGCTGTCGCCCTCCGGCGACCCCGCCCCCTACACGCAAGGCACGCTCGCCCCGGTCGGCCGCACGCGCGACACGCGCACGCTGGTGCTGGTGGGACTGGGGGGGCTGGGCCTGCTGCTGGTGGTGGCGGCCACCGTGCGGGTGTGGCGGCGGGGCGACTGA
- a CDS encoding uridine diphosphate-N-acetylglucosamine-binding protein YvcK, protein MSELPRSEAARARRRARMWLTPGMGVKRWLLLFIVCTFVGAVGFLHFTWTGPLHFVATRWILWLNALTGSNFLPLYAAGMAVMALSLAGAFLSIVMLNRSLLRSTGTAPETAVDLIYSHRALSRGPRIVAVGGGTGLSNLLSGLKAHTGNITAVVTVADDGGSSGRLRESLDMIAPGDLTDCYAALSDSPVLARLLLHRFGRGEGLEGHTFGNLLLATLSEEQGGLQGAMRDVHEVLRVRGQVFPATTMPATLVARLSDGREVRGESGLAQQVGTARVQDVRLEPPDLPALPAVLDALRDAELIVLGPGSLFTSILPALLVPGIAQAVRDSGVPLVYVASLMTEPGETTGLSLEDHVTAITTHLGRAPDWVLLNSTPVPPRVQARYALEGAQVLNLQGASRDLRGRVRSAPLLQPGDIARHDPAALAQALLSLIARTRSAA, encoded by the coding sequence ATGAGCGAGCTGCCCCGCAGCGAGGCCGCGCGGGCACGCCGCCGGGCCAGGATGTGGCTCACGCCGGGCATGGGCGTGAAGCGCTGGCTGCTGCTGTTCATCGTCTGCACCTTCGTGGGCGCGGTGGGGTTTCTGCACTTCACCTGGACGGGACCGCTGCATTTCGTGGCGACCCGCTGGATTCTGTGGCTCAATGCGCTGACGGGCAGCAACTTCCTGCCGCTGTACGCGGCGGGCATGGCCGTGATGGCGCTCTCGCTGGCGGGGGCGTTCCTGAGCATCGTGATGCTGAACCGCTCGCTGCTGCGCTCGACCGGCACGGCCCCGGAAACGGCGGTGGACCTGATCTATTCCCACCGCGCCCTGTCGCGCGGGCCGCGCATCGTGGCGGTGGGGGGCGGCACCGGCCTATCGAACCTGCTCTCGGGGCTGAAGGCGCACACCGGCAACATCACCGCCGTCGTGACCGTCGCGGACGACGGCGGCTCCAGCGGGCGGCTGCGCGAATCGCTGGACATGATCGCGCCCGGCGACCTCACCGACTGCTACGCGGCCCTCTCGGACAGCCCGGTGCTCGCCCGGCTGCTGCTGCACCGTTTCGGGCGCGGCGAGGGGCTGGAGGGCCACACCTTCGGCAACCTGCTGCTCGCCACCCTCAGCGAGGAACAGGGCGGCCTGCAAGGCGCGATGCGTGACGTGCACGAGGTACTGCGGGTGCGCGGGCAGGTCTTTCCGGCCACCACCATGCCCGCCACCCTGGTCGCGCGGCTCTCGGACGGGCGCGAGGTGCGCGGCGAGAGCGGACTGGCGCAGCAGGTGGGCACCGCCCGCGTCCAGGACGTGCGGCTGGAACCGCCGGACCTCCCCGCCCTGCCTGCCGTGCTCGACGCCCTGCGGGACGCCGAACTGATTGTGCTGGGGCCGGGCAGCCTGTTTACCAGCATCCTCCCCGCGCTGCTGGTGCCGGGTATCGCGCAGGCGGTCCGCGACTCGGGCGTGCCGCTCGTCTATGTCGCCAGCCTGATGACCGAACCCGGCGAGACCACCGGCCTGAGCCTGGAAGACCACGTGACCGCCATCACCACCCACCTGGGCCGCGCCCCCGACTGGGTGCTGCTCAACAGCACGCCTGTGCCGCCCCGCGTGCAGGCCCGCTACGCCCTGGAAGGCGCGCAGGTGCTGAACCTGCAAGGGGCCAGCCGCGACCTGCGCGGGCGGGTCCGCAGTGCCCCCCTCCTCCAGCCCGGCGACATCGCCCGCCACGACCCGGCGGCCCTGGCCCAGGCCCTGCTCTCGCTGATTGCGCGCACCCGCTCGGCGGCATGA
- the rapZ gene encoding RNase adapter RapZ — protein sequence MPFVIVSGLSGSGKSTVLRTLEDAGFFTTDNLPPELWGAMHDLAQARGLERVAVSTDARTRDFLGALEDSYVRLSRRREDLRVLFLEADSEVLLRRYNLTRREHPLGETLLVDFVRERELLAPLRALADIVIDTTNLSAADLSQKVLQTLRLEQDFHLRLLSFGFKHAPPRDADLVIDVRSLPNPYYDPALRPRTGLEADVARYVFQDGASERFYGEVRDFVRSAAGRARDSGRRGYTVAIGCTGGQHRSVAVAARLAQDLADLGAQITDHRDIPPGDGPLEAGG from the coding sequence ATGCCGTTCGTCATCGTCTCGGGCCTGTCGGGGAGTGGAAAGAGTACCGTGCTGCGCACGCTGGAGGACGCGGGCTTCTTTACCACCGACAACCTGCCGCCGGAGCTGTGGGGCGCGATGCACGACCTGGCGCAGGCGCGCGGACTGGAGCGGGTGGCGGTCAGCACCGACGCGCGCACGCGGGACTTTCTGGGGGCGCTGGAAGACAGCTACGTGCGGCTCTCGCGCCGCCGCGAGGACCTGCGGGTGCTGTTTCTGGAGGCCGACTCGGAGGTGCTGCTGCGGCGCTACAACCTGACGCGGCGCGAGCATCCGCTGGGCGAGACGCTGCTGGTGGACTTCGTGCGCGAGCGCGAGCTGCTGGCCCCGCTGCGGGCGCTGGCCGACATCGTGATCGACACGACGAACCTCAGCGCGGCGGACCTCTCGCAGAAGGTGCTTCAGACGCTGCGGCTGGAGCAGGACTTTCACCTGCGGCTGCTGAGCTTCGGCTTCAAGCACGCCCCCCCGCGCGACGCGGATCTGGTGATCGACGTGCGCTCGCTGCCCAACCCCTACTACGACCCGGCGCTGCGCCCCCGCACCGGGCTGGAGGCCGACGTGGCCCGCTACGTCTTTCAGGACGGGGCCTCGGAGCGGTTCTACGGGGAGGTGCGCGATTTCGTGCGGTCGGCGGCGGGGCGCGCGCGGGACTCGGGGCGGCGGGGCTACACGGTGGCGATTGGCTGCACGGGCGGGCAGCACCGCTCGGTGGCCGTCGCGGCCCGGCTGGCGCAGGACCTGGCCGACCTGGGGGCACAGATCACCGACCACCGCGACATTCCACCCGGCGACGGGCCGCTGGAGGCGGGCGGATGA
- the metG gene encoding methionine--tRNA ligase, which translates to MTKQAEAEQNRFFITTAIDYLTGPPHAGHVYEKVLADALARYHRLAGYDVTFLTGTDEHGERIVKLAAQEGVTPQAFADNLSDNAFRSLWDRLEISYDDFIRTTEGRHKRFVTEILQRVYDAGDIYFAEYEGLYSVGAERYVTEKELVEGPDGIRRFPGDKDPPELRREANYFFNMEKYQTWLLEHIQNNPDFIQPAGYRNEVLEMLREPIGPLSISRPKSRVPWGIELPWDPDHVTYVWFDALLNYVSAPVSRGMDEDIIGLAWHVIGKDILKPHAVFWPTMLRAAGLPVYRKLVVHSHILAEDGRKMGKSLGNAIDPEQLVREYPADAIRYTLLREASLSADSPYGEGILVSRLNSDLANDLGNLLSRTVSMIQKYRGGVLPQALEVGEREREIEAAALALPGEVLRLARDLKVNMAIEEAMNFVRDLNRYIAESQPWNLAKSEETARRLDTVLYTAAEGLRVASVALEAVIPGKARELRAQLGLGRQSYSLTGAWGLTPAGTHVVGGPVLFPKPEWPKPEPKEATESPRPTPRKEKKVMTQTPETQTPDVKPAGQQPAPTPTATPAAAEPLISIDDFARLDLRIAEVVAAEAVEKADKLLKLTVRLGDETRTVVSGIRKWFAPEDLVGRKVVLVANLKPAKLRGIESQGMILAAEDDQGNLDLVGTRLELPSGTKVR; encoded by the coding sequence ATGACGAAACAGGCTGAAGCCGAACAGAACAGGTTCTTTATCACGACCGCGATTGACTACTTGACCGGACCACCCCATGCCGGGCACGTGTACGAGAAAGTGCTGGCCGACGCGCTCGCGCGCTATCACCGCCTCGCCGGGTATGACGTGACCTTCCTGACCGGGACGGACGAGCATGGCGAGCGTATCGTGAAGCTCGCCGCGCAGGAGGGTGTGACGCCGCAAGCCTTTGCGGACAATCTCAGCGACAACGCTTTCAGAAGCCTGTGGGACCGGCTGGAAATCAGCTACGACGACTTTATCCGTACGACGGAGGGCCGCCACAAGCGCTTCGTGACCGAGATTCTCCAGCGCGTGTACGACGCGGGCGACATCTACTTCGCGGAGTACGAGGGCCTGTACTCGGTCGGCGCGGAACGCTACGTCACCGAGAAGGAACTGGTCGAGGGGCCGGACGGCATCCGCCGCTTTCCCGGCGACAAGGACCCGCCCGAACTGCGCCGCGAGGCCAACTACTTCTTCAACATGGAGAAGTACCAGACCTGGCTGCTGGAGCACATCCAGAACAATCCCGACTTCATCCAGCCCGCCGGATACCGCAACGAGGTGCTGGAGATGCTGCGCGAACCGATCGGGCCGCTGAGCATCAGCCGCCCCAAATCGCGCGTGCCGTGGGGCATCGAGCTGCCCTGGGACCCCGACCATGTGACCTACGTGTGGTTCGACGCGCTGCTGAACTATGTGTCGGCCCCCGTCAGCCGCGGCATGGACGAGGACATCATCGGTCTGGCGTGGCACGTGATCGGCAAGGACATCCTCAAGCCGCACGCGGTGTTCTGGCCGACCATGCTCCGGGCGGCGGGGCTGCCGGTCTACCGCAAGCTGGTGGTCCACAGCCACATCCTCGCGGAGGACGGGCGCAAGATGGGCAAGAGCCTCGGCAACGCCATCGACCCCGAGCAACTCGTGCGCGAGTACCCCGCAGACGCCATCCGCTACACGCTGCTGCGCGAGGCCAGCCTGAGCGCCGACAGCCCCTACGGCGAGGGGATTCTGGTGTCGCGCCTGAACTCCGACCTGGCGAACGACCTGGGCAACCTGCTCTCGCGCACGGTCAGCATGATCCAGAAGTACCGGGGCGGCGTGCTGCCGCAGGCGCTGGAGGTGGGCGAGCGCGAACGCGAGATCGAGGCCGCGGCGCTGGCCCTTCCCGGCGAGGTGCTGCGGCTGGCGCGTGACCTGAAGGTGAACATGGCGATCGAGGAGGCCATGAACTTCGTGCGCGACCTGAACCGCTACATCGCGGAGAGCCAGCCCTGGAACCTCGCCAAGTCTGAGGAGACGGCGCGGCGGCTGGATACGGTGCTGTACACCGCCGCCGAGGGCCTGCGCGTAGCGAGTGTGGCGCTGGAGGCCGTGATTCCCGGCAAGGCCCGCGAACTGCGCGCGCAGCTTGGCCTGGGCAGGCAGTCGTACAGCCTGACCGGGGCCTGGGGCCTCACGCCCGCCGGAACGCACGTGGTGGGCGGCCCGGTCCTCTTCCCCAAACCGGAATGGCCCAAACCGGAGCCGAAAGAGGCCACCGAAAGTCCCAGACCCACCCCCAGAAAAGAGAAGAAAGTCATGACACAGACTCCAGAAACACAGACTCCCGACGTCAAGCCCGCCGGACAGCAGCCCGCACCCACCCCCACGGCCACCCCCGCCGCCGCCGAGCCGCTGATCTCCATCGACGACTTTGCCCGCCTGGACCTCCGCATCGCGGAAGTGGTCGCCGCCGAGGCAGTGGAAAAGGCCGACAAGCTGCTGAAACTCACGGTGCGGCTGGGTGACGAGACGCGCACGGTGGTGAGCGGCATCCGCAAGTGGTTCGCGCCCGAGGACCTGGTGGGCCGCAAGGTGGTGCTGGTGGCGAACCTCAAGCCCGCGAAGCTGCGCGGCATCGAGTCCCAGGGCATGATTCTGGCCGCCGAGGACGACCAGGGCAACCTCGACCTAGTGGGGACGCGGCTGGAGCTGCCCAGCGGCACGAAGGTGAGGTAA
- a CDS encoding SDR family oxidoreductase produces the protein MTATGQDTPLAGRVVAVTGASKGIGWAVTQALTARGARVIAGARDVSGLSLDGAEFHPLDVTDEASVAAFAGAAVRAGVAALVNNAGVGSFQPIEEITLAEYHRVMDTNVLGTLLVTRALIGHFRERHARGGGSQVVNVTSDVSARTFANGALYTASKYAQRALTQALAAEGQGYGLRVTEIRPGMVDTFFAGSVQGAEHKAEWLRPADVADAVLYALTAPPHARIDEVLLHPVVQEVAF, from the coding sequence ATGACAGCGACAGGACAGGACACCCCGCTGGCCGGACGGGTCGTCGCCGTGACCGGGGCCAGCAAGGGCATCGGCTGGGCGGTGACGCAGGCGCTGACCGCACGGGGGGCGCGTGTGATCGCGGGCGCGCGTGACGTGAGCGGCCTCAGCCTGGACGGCGCAGAGTTTCACCCCCTGGACGTGACCGACGAGGCGAGCGTGGCCGCCTTCGCGGGAGCGGCGGTGCGGGCCGGGGTGGCCGCCCTGGTGAACAACGCGGGGGTCGGCTCCTTCCAGCCCATCGAGGAGATCACGCTGGCCGAGTATCACCGCGTGATGGACACCAACGTGCTGGGCACGCTGCTGGTCACGCGCGCCCTGATTGGGCACTTCCGCGAGCGGCACGCGCGGGGCGGGGGGTCGCAGGTGGTCAACGTCACCAGCGACGTGTCGGCCCGGACCTTTGCGAACGGCGCACTCTACACCGCCAGCAAGTACGCGCAGCGGGCGCTGACGCAGGCGCTCGCCGCCGAGGGCCAGGGCTACGGCCTGCGCGTGACCGAGATTCGCCCCGGCATGGTGGACACCTTCTTCGCGGGCAGCGTGCAGGGGGCCGAACACAAGGCCGAGTGGCTGCGCCCCGCCGACGTGGCCGACGCCGTGCTGTACGCCCTGACCGCGCCCCCGCACGCCCGCATCGACGAGGTGCTGCTGCACCCGGTCGTGCAGGAGGTGGCGTTCTGA
- a CDS encoding nucleotidyltransferase family protein codes for MTQPSAFPDPVVLVRALTTDPPQVGPEDVPHLLAAGLAGEVRGRLPEGDPLRGALRAGPLALGTRHARLRAELRPLLAAWAEAGIGALLFKGFALAEFEYMTPGERFYGDVDVLLPADPAAVTRAVHLALARGWRSDGQHAFPERWTHESAHLYSPGGHLRLDVHRFVVGWTAGSQARVRALTRAVWAAARRVDWEGVPIWRPDPRDALVVNLAAGRQWGGDQGGLKPADYADMRRLLRHPDLTAEALAARARELGAVHTWAAFRQVCDPERGHFALGEPATRPALLHAVRRDGLRPGRLRWHNRWRVLRRLWRWLPALLPDVLAAAWAVRVGGDPRHHLARWTPPGPGRSLPLATMEDVVEGVTWLTRRFYPRQSQVGTCVPRAYATYRALRRLGHLAVFVSGVARGPAGVQGHAWIEDPHGIPEVYGEPLNRQRFPEVFRFPGG; via the coding sequence ATGACCCAGCCGTCCGCCTTCCCCGACCCGGTGGTCCTCGTGCGCGCGCTGACCACCGACCCGCCGCAGGTGGGGCCGGAGGACGTGCCGCACCTCCTCGCGGCGGGCCTGGCGGGGGAGGTGCGGGGGCGGCTGCCGGAGGGCGACCCCCTGCGCGGCGCGCTGCGGGCGGGGCCGCTGGCGCTGGGCACTCGTCACGCCCGGCTTCGCGCCGAGCTGCGGCCCCTGCTGGCGGCCTGGGCGGAGGCGGGAATTGGGGCCCTGCTGTTCAAGGGCTTCGCGCTGGCCGAGTTCGAGTACATGACCCCCGGCGAACGCTTCTACGGCGACGTGGACGTGCTGCTGCCCGCCGACCCCGCTGCCGTCACGCGGGCAGTGCACCTGGCCCTGGCGCGCGGCTGGCGCAGCGACGGGCAACACGCCTTTCCGGAGCGCTGGACCCACGAGAGCGCCCACCTGTACAGCCCCGGCGGGCACCTCCGGCTCGACGTTCACCGCTTCGTGGTGGGCTGGACGGCGGGCAGTCAGGCGCGGGTGCGTGCCCTCACACGGGCGGTGTGGGCGGCGGCGCGGCGGGTGGACTGGGAGGGTGTGCCGATCTGGCGGCCCGACCCCCGCGACGCCCTGGTGGTGAATTTGGCCGCGGGCCGCCAGTGGGGGGGCGACCAGGGCGGCCTCAAACCCGCCGATTACGCGGATATGCGGCGCTTGCTGCGACACCCTGACCTCACGGCAGAGGCGCTGGCCGCCCGCGCGCGTGAGCTGGGGGCCGTCCACACCTGGGCCGCCTTCCGGCAGGTGTGCGACCCGGAGCGGGGGCACTTCGCGCTGGGGGAACCCGCAACCCGGCCCGCGCTGCTGCACGCGGTGCGGCGCGACGGCCTGCGACCCGGTCGGCTGCGCTGGCACAACCGCTGGCGGGTGCTGCGCCGTCTCTGGCGCTGGTTGCCCGCCCTGCTGCCCGACGTGCTGGCGGCCGCGTGGGCCGTTCGCGTGGGCGGGGACCCCCGCCACCACCTCGCGCGCTGGACGCCGCCGGGGCCGGGCCGTTCTCTGCCGCTGGCGACGATGGAGGACGTGGTGGAGGGCGTAACCTGGCTCACCCGGCGCTTCTACCCCCGGCAGTCGCAGGTGGGGACCTGCGTGCCGCGCGCCTACGCCACCTACCGCGCGCTGCGTCGCCTGGGGCATCTCGCCGTGTTCGTGAGTGGGGTGGCGCGCGGCCCGGCGGGTGTCCAGGGCCACGCCTGGATCGAGGACCCACACGGCATCCCCGAGGTCTACGGCGAACCCCTCAACCGCCAGCGCTTCCCGGAAGTGTTCCGGTTTCCGGGGGGCTGA
- a CDS encoding PqqD family protein, translating into MWEADPDVLVTDLGDELILMHAARGLMFSLNGPGRVVWQALPGRPQDVAAALARAFDVELPRAEADAGALLADLAARGVVRRA; encoded by the coding sequence ATGTGGGAAGCCGACCCCGACGTGCTGGTGACCGACCTGGGCGACGAACTGATCCTGATGCACGCCGCGCGCGGCCTGATGTTCAGCCTGAACGGGCCGGGGCGGGTGGTCTGGCAGGCCCTGCCCGGCCGCCCGCAGGACGTGGCCGCCGCCCTGGCCCGCGCCTTCGACGTGGAGCTGCCCCGCGCCGAGGCCGATGCCGGGGCGCTCCTCGCGGACCTTGCGGCGCGGGGTGTGGTGCGCCGGGCGTGA